One genomic segment of Bacteroidota bacterium includes these proteins:
- a CDS encoding metal-dependent hydrolase — MKIIYYGHSCFLVEISGKHLLFDPFITPNPLAKAIDINTIKADFILLSHGHLDHVADVIAIQKNTNATIIGNFEVVTWFQKHGIENFHPMNIGGQWTFDFGVVKMVHAAHSSSMPDGSYGGNPGGFIITSKEATFYYAGDTALTQDMKLIGKNYKLDLAFLPVGDNFTMGYADAVIASKMIKCDTVIGMHYDTFGYIEIDHKKVKNKFKDEEINLHLIKIGETFNT, encoded by the coding sequence ATGAAGATAATCTATTACGGTCATTCATGTTTTTTAGTAGAAATATCAGGAAAGCACTTGTTGTTTGATCCGTTTATTACACCTAATCCATTGGCAAAAGCAATTGATATAAATACTATTAAGGCAGATTTTATTTTACTGAGTCATGGACATTTAGATCATGTGGCAGATGTAATTGCAATACAAAAAAATACAAACGCTACTATCATTGGAAATTTTGAAGTAGTAACCTGGTTTCAAAAACATGGAATTGAAAATTTTCATCCGATGAATATCGGCGGTCAATGGACTTTTGATTTTGGTGTTGTAAAAATGGTGCATGCAGCGCATTCCAGTTCAATGCCGGATGGCTCTTACGGTGGTAATCCCGGAGGATTTATTATCACTTCCAAAGAAGCTACATTTTATTATGCAGGTGATACTGCACTTACACAGGACATGAAGTTGATTGGAAAAAATTATAAACTTGATTTAGCGTTTCTTCCGGTTGGCGATAATTTTACAATGGGTTATGCAGATGCAGTAATCGCATCGAAAATGATAAAATGCGATACCGTTATCGGAATGCATTACGATACTTTTGGTTATATTGAAATAGACCACAAAAAAGTAAAGAATAAATTTAAAGACGAAGAAATTAATTTACACTTAATTAAAATAGGAGAAACTTTTAACACCTGA
- a CDS encoding ParA family protein, whose amino-acid sequence MGKIIAIANQKGGVGKTTTAINLAASLAVLEFKTLLVDADPQANSTSGIGFDPKVNRTNIYDCMINEKIAKDAVIDTATPNLFLLPAHLDLVGAEIELINHPNREKIMGKVLEEIKDDFDFILIDCSPSLGLITVNALAAADSVLIPVQCEYFALEGLGKLLNTVKIVQNRLNNELQIEGILLTMYDVRLRLSNQVVTEVKRHFQDMVFDTIIHRNTRLGEAPSFGKPVIMYDAESTGAINYMNLAREILQNNGKVEVIENNDSLLNISQN is encoded by the coding sequence ATGGGAAAAATAATTGCGATAGCAAATCAAAAAGGCGGTGTTGGTAAAACCACAACCGCTATTAATCTGGCTGCAAGTCTTGCAGTTTTAGAATTCAAAACATTATTAGTGGATGCTGATCCGCAGGCCAATTCAACTTCCGGTATCGGTTTCGATCCTAAAGTGAATCGCACGAATATTTATGATTGCATGATTAATGAAAAAATAGCAAAAGATGCGGTGATTGATACAGCCACACCAAATTTATTTTTATTACCTGCTCACCTCGATTTGGTTGGAGCAGAAATAGAATTAATAAATCATCCCAATCGTGAAAAAATAATGGGTAAAGTGTTGGAAGAAATTAAAGATGATTTTGATTTTATACTCATTGATTGTTCTCCTTCACTCGGCTTAATTACAGTGAATGCACTCGCAGCTGCGGACTCAGTATTGATTCCTGTGCAGTGCGAATATTTTGCATTGGAAGGATTGGGAAAATTATTGAATACAGTTAAAATTGTTCAAAACAGATTGAATAATGAATTGCAGATAGAAGGTATTTTACTCACGATGTATGATGTGCGTTTGCGTTTATCTAATCAAGTAGTAACAGAAGTAAAGCGTCATTTTCAGGATATGGTGTTTGATACAATTATACATCGCAACACTCGTTTGGGTGAGGCACCGAGTTTTGGAAAACCAGTAATTATGTATGATGCAGAATCTACCGGCGCAATTAATTACATGAATCTTGCACGGGAAATTTTACAAAATAACGGTAAGGTGGAAGTAATTGAGAACAATGATTCGCTGTTAAATATTAGTCAGAATTGA
- a CDS encoding ParB/RepB/Spo0J family partition protein: protein MSKQKSDLGKGIRALLENMESDTSLDLAAQQKSDSASTNFIALDLIEINPFQPRADFDSEALEELSASIKVHGVIQPITVRKLDDGKFQLISGERRVRASKLAGLNEVPAYVRTANDQEMLEIALIENIQREDLNAVEIAIHLSRLLDECTLTHEQLASRVGKSRSTVTNFLRLLKLPPDIQTGLKKKEVTVGHARALINLEDPIGQIAIYKEVVKKGLSVRETEDLVRTYQKRKIKHQKPVTGSLPYALKKLQDDLATQLGTRVIVKRNSLGKGEIHISFFSDDDLFRIKDLMD from the coding sequence ATGAGCAAGCAAAAATCAGATTTAGGAAAAGGTATCAGAGCGCTTCTTGAAAACATGGAGTCGGATACTTCTTTGGATTTAGCTGCTCAGCAAAAATCAGACAGTGCGAGTACAAATTTTATAGCATTAGATCTGATTGAAATAAATCCATTTCAACCTCGTGCTGATTTTGATTCAGAAGCTTTGGAAGAACTCTCCGCTTCCATTAAAGTGCATGGTGTAATTCAGCCAATCACCGTGCGTAAATTAGATGATGGGAAATTTCAACTCATCAGTGGTGAACGCAGAGTTAGAGCTTCTAAACTTGCAGGATTAAATGAAGTGCCAGCTTATGTGCGCACTGCAAATGATCAGGAGATGTTGGAGATTGCACTTATCGAAAATATTCAGCGTGAAGATTTAAATGCAGTTGAAATTGCAATTCATTTAAGCAGATTATTAGATGAATGTACTTTAACTCATGAGCAGTTGGCAAGTCGTGTTGGAAAAAGCAGAAGTACAGTAACTAATTTTTTGCGATTATTAAAATTGCCACCGGATATTCAAACCGGATTAAAAAAGAAAGAAGTTACTGTAGGTCATGCGAGGGCACTTATTAATTTAGAAGATCCGATTGGGCAAATTGCAATTTATAAGGAAGTGGTGAAAAAAGGTTTGTCCGTGCGTGAAACTGAAGATTTAGTGCGCACTTATCAAAAAAGAAAAATTAAACATCAAAAACCAGTTACCGGAAGTTTACCTTATGCCCTCAAAAAATTGCAGGATGATCTTGCAACTCAATTAGGTACCCGTGTAATTGTAAAACGCAATTCACTTGGTAAAGGTGAAATTCATATTTCATTTTTTTCTGATGACGATTTGTTTCGTATAAAAGATCTGATGGATTAG
- the dapB gene encoding 4-hydroxy-tetrahydrodipicolinate reductase — translation MKVALIGYGKMGKSIEEILNQQNDTVVLKIGSGNIDDLTKSNLQQADVAIEFTAPHLAVQHIQLCVEAGVPVVCGTTGWSADLNTITKYCNAHNSKLVHAPNFSIGVNLFFEINKIVAAMFSSHPDYKLSITEIHHTEKKDAPSGTAIQLANIIMQSNPIFKSWVNNSSEINSEIPITSIREQGVPGTHSIEYDSAVDTISLTHVAKSRYGFASGAVLAAKWLLQQPSGVYTMRDVLKLH, via the coding sequence ATGAAAGTAGCGCTTATCGGTTATGGTAAAATGGGAAAGTCTATCGAAGAAATCCTGAACCAACAGAATGATACGGTAGTACTTAAAATTGGAAGTGGTAATATAGATGATCTCACTAAAAGTAATTTGCAACAAGCGGATGTTGCAATTGAATTTACAGCGCCACATTTAGCGGTGCAACATATTCAATTATGTGTGGAAGCAGGTGTGCCTGTTGTTTGTGGAACTACAGGTTGGTCAGCAGATTTAAATACCATTACTAAATATTGCAATGCGCATAATAGTAAATTAGTACATGCACCAAATTTTAGTATTGGTGTAAATTTATTTTTTGAAATAAATAAAATTGTTGCTGCAATGTTTTCATCTCATCCGGATTATAAATTATCAATTACTGAAATTCATCATACTGAAAAAAAAGATGCACCCAGTGGCACTGCAATTCAGTTGGCAAATATTATTATGCAATCAAATCCGATTTTTAAATCGTGGGTAAATAATAGTTCTGAAATAAATTCAGAAATTCCAATTACATCCATTCGTGAACAAGGAGTTCCGGGAACACATAGCATAGAATATGATTCGGCGGTTGATACAATATCACTTACACATGTTGCTAAATCAAGATACGGATTTGCAAGTGGTGCGGTGCTGGCAGCAAAATGGTTGTTACAACAACCATCCGGTGTTTACACAATGCGTGATGTTTTAAAATTGCATTAA
- the dacB gene encoding D-alanyl-D-alanine carboxypeptidase/D-alanyl-D-alanine-endopeptidase: MQFTFKIFLITFFASIFANDIYAQTKIQGLQSIENYVSTLSKDADLLNASWGFCLMDPVNGSVLSSFDKERSLIPASGVKAITTLTAMELLGANYTYKTKLEYDGELSNGVLTGNLYISGSGDPTLGSNRMKGYNRYDTLLLNWAAIIQQYGIKEIQGFVIADTRVFDDEFVTGSWNWDDIGQYYGSGANGLNFFENIYTLYYSSEKKSTKIDSVFPKINALEFENQVIAGGSGNNAYIFGGPDSYKKTITGTIPVGVKRYEVKGAMPDPAKFAADEFVKVLELKGVKVKNGAYVLYQMTPITKFSNAKRETIYTHTSANLLEIITETNSKSINLYAESILKTIGKEKLLLGSRNAGIKATRDFWTTAGYSLRGFNMEDGSGLSRLNVMTTYQMASFMMYATKRSYFSDYKKSMAVAGVSGTLKSMASGTAAQGKIFAKSGTMSKVRSYTGFVEGKSGKIYVFSVIVNNYTCSSTELKSKLEKLMILMAGLE, translated from the coding sequence ATGCAATTCACATTTAAAATATTCCTTATTACATTTTTTGCATCAATATTTGCAAATGATATTTATGCGCAAACAAAAATTCAAGGTCTTCAGTCAATTGAAAATTATGTCAGCACTTTAAGTAAAGATGCTGACTTGTTAAATGCAAGTTGGGGTTTTTGTTTAATGGATCCAGTAAATGGATCTGTGTTGAGTTCCTTTGATAAAGAAAGAAGTTTGATTCCTGCAAGTGGTGTTAAAGCAATTACTACACTCACTGCAATGGAATTGTTAGGTGCGAATTATACCTATAAAACAAAGTTGGAATATGATGGTGAATTAAGTAATGGTGTATTAACCGGAAATTTATATATCAGCGGAAGTGGTGATCCTACTTTGGGTAGTAATAGAATGAAAGGATACAATCGCTATGATACACTTTTGCTAAATTGGGCTGCTATAATTCAGCAATATGGTATAAAAGAAATACAAGGTTTTGTAATTGCAGACACTCGTGTTTTTGATGATGAGTTTGTTACAGGAAGTTGGAATTGGGATGATATCGGACAATATTATGGTAGTGGTGCAAACGGCTTAAATTTTTTTGAAAATATCTATACATTATATTACAGCAGTGAAAAAAAATCAACCAAAATTGATAGTGTGTTTCCAAAAATTAATGCACTTGAATTTGAAAATCAAGTAATCGCAGGCGGGTCTGGAAATAACGCTTATATTTTTGGTGGTCCGGATAGTTATAAAAAAACAATTACTGGGACAATACCTGTAGGAGTTAAAAGATATGAAGTGAAAGGTGCAATGCCTGACCCTGCAAAATTTGCTGCAGATGAATTTGTAAAAGTGCTGGAATTAAAAGGAGTAAAAGTGAAGAATGGTGCGTACGTATTATATCAAATGACTCCAATAACTAAATTTAGTAATGCAAAAAGAGAAACTATCTATACACATACTTCTGCGAATTTATTGGAAATTATAACGGAGACAAATAGTAAAAGCATTAATTTATATGCGGAGTCAATTTTAAAAACTATTGGTAAAGAAAAATTATTATTGGGAAGTCGCAATGCAGGCATAAAAGCTACCAGAGATTTCTGGACAACAGCAGGTTATAGTTTACGAGGTTTTAATATGGAAGATGGAAGCGGCCTATCTCGATTGAATGTAATGACTACTTATCAGATGGCTTCTTTTATGATGTATGCAACCAAGCGCAGTTATTTTTCCGATTATAAAAAGTCAATGGCGGTTGCTGGTGTTTCAGGAACATTAAAATCAATGGCCAGTGGAACAGCAGCGCAGGGAAAAATCTTTGCAAAAAGTGGAACCATGTCTAAGGTGCGTTCTTATACAGGATTTGTAGAAGGTAAATCAGGAAAGATTTATGTGTTCAGTGTTATCGTAAATAATTATACATGTTCCTCCACGGAATTAAAAAGCAAATTGGAAAAGCTTATGATTTTGATGGCGGGGTTGGAGTAA
- a CDS encoding GTPase: protein MKNTLLFIYNANSGTLNGLFDLIHKSISPKTYPCDLCAITYDLKGMLPTWKEYTNKLPYKILFLHKDELKKEYPLITTSLPAIVLLHNNTFQVIISSEDFKEIKSLDTLIQKMEFTLQSITPTPPSKS from the coding sequence ATGAAGAATACATTACTTTTTATTTATAATGCCAATTCAGGAACATTAAATGGCTTGTTTGATTTAATACATAAATCTATTTCACCAAAAACTTATCCTTGCGATTTATGTGCAATTACCTATGATTTAAAAGGAATGCTTCCAACATGGAAAGAGTACACAAATAAATTACCCTACAAGATTTTGTTTCTGCATAAAGATGAATTGAAAAAAGAATACCCGCTTATTACAACATCACTTCCCGCAATTGTATTATTGCACAATAACACTTTTCAAGTTATAATTTCGAGTGAAGATTTTAAAGAAATAAAATCACTGGATACGCTAATTCAGAAAATGGAATTTACATTGCAATCTATTACTCCAACCCCGCCATCAAAATCATAA
- a CDS encoding DUF983 domain-containing protein: MSFRNSQLGVALRLKCPRCKTGNLFIEPNSYKLKSLAEMPRYCPKCNLNFNPETGFYFGAMWMSYAVGVLLSIVLICLFIFVFKIEVLWSFIAMAIIHILISPYLFRFSRALWLSFYVNNHRNI, from the coding sequence ATGTCTTTTCGTAACAGTCAATTAGGTGTGGCATTGCGTTTAAAATGCCCGAGATGCAAAACCGGCAATTTATTTATTGAACCCAATTCATATAAACTAAAATCACTTGCAGAGATGCCCCGGTATTGCCCGAAATGCAATTTAAACTTTAATCCTGAAACAGGTTTTTATTTTGGCGCAATGTGGATGAGTTATGCGGTTGGCGTACTGTTAAGTATTGTACTTATTTGTCTTTTCATTTTTGTTTTTAAAATAGAAGTACTTTGGTCGTTTATCGCAATGGCGATAATTCATATACTTATTTCACCTTATTTATTCCGATTTTCAAGAGCGTTGTGGCTAAGCTTTTATGTGAACAATCATAGGAATATTTAA
- the floA gene encoding flotillin-like protein FloA (flotillin-like protein involved in membrane lipid rafts), producing the protein MESSQILLVVFVIIGIIALIFVFALLRMFRLWLSAQLSGVRISLLQLIIMPWRRVNPSIIVETLVTGHKAGILLTRDQMEAHYLAGGNVKRVVNAMVSADKANIPLDFKSCTAIDLAGRDVFEAVQMSVNPKVIESPPVTAVAKDGIQLIAKARVTVRANIQKLVGGAGEETILARVGEGIVTTIGSAANHKAVLENPDTISKTVLAKGLDSGTAFEILSIDIADIDIGKNIGAELQIDQANADKNIAQAKAEERRAMAVALEQEMKALAQEARAKVILAEAEIPLAMAESFRSGNLGIMDYYRMKNIQSDTDMRDALSKGQKKDDIK; encoded by the coding sequence ATGGAAAGTAGTCAGATTCTTTTAGTTGTATTTGTAATCATTGGTATCATCGCATTGATATTTGTGTTTGCATTGTTGCGTATGTTTCGGCTTTGGTTGTCGGCACAACTTTCAGGAGTGCGCATTAGTTTATTGCAACTCATTATTATGCCATGGAGAAGAGTGAATCCATCCATAATTGTTGAAACATTAGTAACCGGACATAAAGCAGGAATTCTGTTAACCCGTGATCAAATGGAGGCGCATTATCTTGCAGGTGGAAATGTGAAGCGTGTTGTAAATGCAATGGTAAGTGCAGACAAAGCAAATATTCCATTGGATTTTAAATCGTGTACTGCAATTGATCTTGCAGGTCGTGATGTTTTTGAAGCAGTGCAGATGAGTGTAAATCCAAAAGTAATTGAATCACCACCGGTAACAGCAGTTGCAAAAGACGGTATTCAATTAATTGCAAAAGCAAGAGTAACTGTGCGTGCAAATATTCAAAAATTAGTGGGAGGTGCCGGTGAAGAAACTATTCTTGCAAGGGTAGGTGAGGGTATTGTAACTACTATTGGTTCTGCAGCAAATCATAAAGCAGTATTAGAAAATCCGGATACCATTTCTAAAACGGTATTAGCTAAAGGGTTGGATTCAGGAACTGCATTTGAAATCTTATCTATTGATATTGCAGATATAGATATTGGAAAAAATATTGGAGCTGAATTACAAATTGATCAGGCGAATGCCGATAAAAATATTGCACAGGCAAAAGCAGAAGAACGCAGAGCAATGGCTGTTGCATTAGAACAAGAAATGAAAGCATTGGCACAGGAAGCAAGAGCAAAAGTGATTCTTGCAGAAGCAGAAATTCCATTGGCAATGGCAGAATCTTTCCGTTCAGGAAATCTTGGTATCATGGATTACTATCGCATGAAAAATATTCAGTCAGATACTGATATGCGTGATGCATTAAGTAAAGGCCAAAAAAAGGATGATATAAAATAA
- a CDS encoding GIY-YIG nuclease family protein — translation MKFFVYILINNTGRHYIGMCSDFDKRLIEHNSGKTKSTKGYRPWKLLFKEELPSRLEARAREKYFKSGIGREYINKWPRSSIE, via the coding sequence ATGAAGTTCTTTGTATATATATTGATAAATAATACCGGTAGACATTATATAGGAATGTGCAGTGATTTTGATAAGCGGTTAATTGAGCACAATTCTGGAAAAACAAAATCTACAAAAGGATATCGTCCATGGAAATTACTTTTTAAGGAAGAACTTCCAAGTCGTTTAGAAGCAAGGGCAAGAGAAAAATATTTTAAAAGTGGTATAGGAAGAGAATATATTAATAAATGGCCCCGTAGCTCAATTGAATAG
- a CDS encoding T9SS type A sorting domain-containing protein — MKTFTLLTLLLIINLITYGQQPLMETQSLISPDGILSTNLKHTENPILNNYLRSAVDFVPIGTSYNLYSILNSEQGQVSYNPDINTIAFVHRQNDGTPGGSGGLAFDYSTDGGATWTINQILTPNYNAGTTGMSGNRVPSGALWNPSGNTNPNAAYFVTHGPCLTPVTGSWGATVNASQKLNGAKIKESYYSENNLSNDYIAYGIQAYASGSLWDCKINLDLDTVYINEATFIGGINSFEFNSTAIAPDWYMTNGELAGINPKCMTVFNEQGIIGYTIIIGTLNSDPIHNLQPTILKTEDAGGTWSYLPWFDLSSLTEIQNWLIPSDAGAGPIKPSFNEFDATVDADGRLNIFAAVSSGLSSNTFDSLFYTYSNHEVMLHFSVSDGSDWTAKKIGFSNLTKINIGFVELTYNPQISRTANGERIFMIWAMSDSLLYDEHSAPDIHAMGYEVETGYYTVELNITEGTDYANSAYYPTMSSVSIDNDYTYELPVVFALPGELDISPPQYYYIKGITFFDEEFCSIELTINITASDTTNFCQGDSVILTATHDGTSVQWRRNGTDIPGATDENYTVTKKGNYRCIVSNACGITKTSTPIIVNVTKPPVAIISADGATTFCPGDSVTLSIIPKPDRSYQWMRGSTTIAGATNSTYVAKYNGVYRCLVTIISTGCSKSSGSIPVTASCKIADTFELEMYVNPNPTIDEIYLQISEELNNDANIRIYNLTGSLLIEKTLPAYSQTININLENFATGMYILELQTADKIITQKIMKE; from the coding sequence ATGAAAACATTTACCTTACTTACCTTACTATTAATTATCAATTTAATTACTTACGGGCAGCAACCATTAATGGAAACACAATCGTTGATTTCTCCTGATGGAATTTTATCAACTAATTTAAAACATACTGAAAATCCCATCCTGAATAATTATCTCAGAAGTGCGGTGGATTTTGTTCCCATCGGTACTTCCTACAATTTATATTCAATTCTTAATTCTGAACAAGGCCAGGTTTCCTATAACCCAGATATAAATACAATCGCATTTGTACATCGCCAGAACGATGGAACACCAGGTGGTTCAGGTGGATTAGCATTTGATTATTCAACGGATGGCGGCGCTACATGGACAATAAATCAAATCCTTACACCTAATTATAATGCAGGTACTACAGGCATGTCTGGTAATAGAGTGCCAAGCGGTGCATTATGGAACCCATCCGGAAATACAAATCCTAATGCTGCATACTTTGTAACACATGGCCCGTGCCTTACGCCAGTAACAGGATCTTGGGGAGCAACAGTAAATGCCTCACAAAAACTAAATGGAGCAAAAATTAAGGAGTCTTATTATTCTGAAAATAATTTATCTAATGATTATATTGCATACGGAATCCAAGCTTACGCAAGTGGAAGTTTATGGGATTGTAAAATAAATTTAGATCTTGACACTGTCTATATCAATGAAGCCACATTTATTGGTGGTATAAATTCATTTGAATTTAATTCTACTGCTATTGCTCCGGATTGGTATATGACCAATGGTGAACTTGCAGGAATAAATCCGAAGTGTATGACTGTATTTAATGAGCAGGGAATTATAGGATATACTATAATTATCGGCACATTAAATTCTGATCCGATACATAATTTACAGCCAACGATACTCAAAACCGAGGATGCAGGGGGCACTTGGTCCTACCTCCCTTGGTTTGATCTTTCTTCACTTACAGAAATACAAAATTGGCTAATCCCTTCTGATGCCGGAGCCGGTCCAATTAAACCGTCATTCAATGAATTTGATGCTACAGTAGATGCAGATGGAAGGCTGAATATTTTCGCAGCAGTTTCAAGTGGCTTATCTTCTAATACTTTTGATTCTTTATTTTATACTTATTCAAATCATGAAGTAATGCTGCACTTTTCTGTTAGCGATGGTTCTGACTGGACTGCAAAAAAAATTGGCTTCAGTAATTTAACGAAAATCAATATTGGCTTCGTTGAACTAACTTATAATCCGCAAATTAGTCGCACTGCAAATGGGGAAAGAATATTTATGATCTGGGCCATGTCTGATTCATTGTTATATGATGAACACTCTGCGCCGGATATTCATGCAATGGGTTACGAAGTGGAAACTGGATATTATACCGTTGAATTAAATATTACTGAAGGTACAGATTATGCAAATTCTGCATATTATCCCACTATGTCTTCAGTTTCAATTGACAATGATTATACGTATGAATTGCCGGTTGTATTTGCTTTGCCCGGAGAACTTGATATAAGTCCGCCACAATATTATTATATAAAAGGTATTACATTTTTTGATGAAGAATTTTGCAGCATTGAACTAACCATAAACATTACAGCATCCGATACTACTAATTTTTGTCAAGGCGACTCAGTTATTTTAACCGCTACACATGATGGAACTTCAGTGCAATGGAGGAGAAATGGAACAGATATTCCGGGAGCAACAGATGAAAATTATACAGTAACTAAAAAAGGTAATTATAGATGTATTGTTTCTAATGCATGTGGCATTACTAAAACTTCAACTCCGATTATCGTAAATGTTACTAAGCCACCCGTTGCTATAATTTCCGCAGATGGTGCTACTACATTTTGCCCAGGTGATAGTGTTACATTATCTATAATTCCCAAGCCGGATAGAAGCTATCAATGGATGCGTGGAAGCACAACCATTGCCGGTGCTACTAACAGCACCTATGTAGCAAAATATAATGGTGTTTATAGATGTTTAGTTACTATTATTTCAACTGGTTGCTCCAAGTCTTCCGGATCTATTCCTGTAACAGCATCATGTAAAATTGCTGATACATTTGAATTGGAAATGTATGTGAATCCTAACCCAACTATAGATGAAATTTATCTACAAATTTCTGAGGAGCTGAACAATGATGCAAATATTAGAATCTATAATTTAACCGGAAGTCTATTGATTGAAAAAACATTACCTGCATATTCGCAAACAATCAATATTAATTTAGAAAATTTTGCAACAGGTATGTATATATTAGAACTGCAAACAGCGGATAAAATAATTACTCAAAAAATTATGAAAGAATAA
- a CDS encoding DUF3575 domain-containing protein, whose amino-acid sequence MRNTLIFSITILLGFSSYAQDPFLKDSLPEFKNNIKLNVSSFAIYDKAFIMSYERIINNKQSMSIEFGAAALPTIDSLAADGFYLSKENQNKGFKIAFDYRFYPQKENKFSAPRGIYIGPFLAFYHFDKQNSFQFIDSNSVSVDLNVKANIYQAGFEVGYHFIFYKRWSVDLLLMGPALSFYSTNINLSSTVSSENELVQDFYQALANKYPGFSTLVNEGEITTTGRTDFFAGGFRYSVSIGFLF is encoded by the coding sequence ATGAGAAACACTTTGATATTTTCTATCACGATTCTCTTAGGATTCAGCTCCTATGCACAAGACCCATTCCTTAAGGACTCCCTTCCAGAATTTAAAAATAATATAAAGCTCAACGTGAGTTCATTTGCAATTTATGATAAGGCGTTCATCATGAGTTATGAAAGGATAATTAACAATAAGCAAAGTATGTCAATTGAGTTCGGAGCCGCCGCATTGCCCACAATAGATTCATTAGCAGCAGATGGATTTTATTTATCTAAAGAAAATCAAAACAAAGGTTTTAAAATAGCTTTTGATTACCGTTTTTATCCCCAAAAAGAAAATAAATTTAGTGCACCAAGAGGAATTTATATAGGACCTTTTTTAGCGTTTTATCATTTCGATAAACAAAACAGCTTTCAATTTATTGATTCTAATTCGGTAAGTGTAGATCTGAATGTAAAGGCAAATATTTATCAGGCAGGTTTTGAAGTGGGATATCATTTTATTTTTTATAAGCGTTGGTCTGTTGACCTTTTACTAATGGGTCCGGCATTGTCTTTTTATTCTACCAATATTAATTTGAGTTCTACTGTTTCTTCTGAAAATGAATTAGTTCAGGATTTCTATCAAGCTTTAGCAAATAAATATCCTGGCTTTAGTACACTGGTTAACGAAGGTGAAATAACAACAACCGGAAGAACCGATTTTTTTGCCGGAGGCTTTCGCTACTCTGTTTCTATCGGGTTTTTGTTTTAG
- a CDS encoding DUF4136 domain-containing protein, which yields MRKKIGNFSFLLILASLVSCLPPYPTSDELYSDNFVVVNRDTTVDFSNYETYALPDSLYYLNEDSVWTAFNQDNAEQVLSTIQDNMNSRGFTQVDRDADPDLAILTTVVTSTTILFYPGSYWGYWDCYYWYYYCGGWYYPSYPVISTYTSGSFIMEFADLKNGGSADNEAIPLNFSAIIYTLTEDSPQFNVNKAIQGVNTAFDIAPYLQTN from the coding sequence ATGAGAAAAAAAATAGGAAATTTTAGTTTCTTATTAATCCTTGCAAGTTTAGTAAGCTGCCTTCCACCATATCCTACCAGTGATGAACTGTATAGCGATAATTTTGTGGTAGTTAACAGAGACACTACAGTTGACTTTAGCAATTATGAAACTTATGCCCTTCCGGATTCACTGTATTATTTAAATGAAGATTCTGTTTGGACAGCTTTTAATCAAGATAATGCAGAGCAGGTTTTAAGTACAATTCAAGATAATATGAATTCTCGTGGATTTACTCAGGTGGACAGAGATGCAGATCCTGATCTTGCAATTTTAACTACCGTAGTTACATCAACAACTATTCTATTTTATCCCGGGTCATATTGGGGTTATTGGGATTGCTACTACTGGTATTATTACTGTGGCGGCTGGTATTATCCAAGTTATCCTGTTATTAGTACTTATACTTCAGGTTCTTTTATAATGGAGTTTGCTGATTTGAAAAATGGAGGTAGTGCAGATAATGAAGCTATTCCTTTAAACTTCTCAGCCATTATATATACGCTTACAGAAGACAGTCCGCAGTTTAATGTAAACAAAGCGATACAGGGCGTAAATACTGCATTTGATATTGCACCTTACTTACAAACGAATTAA